A genomic window from Anguilla rostrata isolate EN2019 chromosome 14, ASM1855537v3, whole genome shotgun sequence includes:
- the cabp7b gene encoding calcium-binding protein 7 isoform X1: MASAYSFKVRGAFFGGRTAGAGPARNFRGAAAHRLLEVSLAPRQRFSRHLASERPALSLSLSISLALSLSLSLPLSLSLSLSLSLSLCPSAEIREAFKVFDRDGNGFISKQELGTAMRSLGYMPNEVELEVIIKRLDMDGDGQVDFEEFVTLLGPKLSAAGMPDKFNGTDFDSVFWKCDMQKLTVDELKRLLYETFCDHLTMKDIENIIMTEESHMESSECQVDIDTSPMQQVKHTCVRKSLICAFAIAFIISVMLIAANQMLRRGMK; the protein is encoded by the exons ATGGCATCTGCATATTCCTTTAAAGTTAGAGGCGCGTTTTTTGGAGGCCGGACAGCTGGTGCGGGGCCAGCGCGCAATTTCAGGGGAGCGGCGGCACATCGCCTTCTGGAAGTTTCCTTGGCTCCGAGGCAGAGGTTCTCCCGCCATCTGGCATCTGAgcgccccgctctctctctctctctctctatctcccttgcgctctctctctctctctctctccccctctctctctctctctctctctctctctctctctccctctgtccctctgcagaGATTCGCGAGGCGTTCAAAGTGTTCGACCGCGATGGGAACGGATTCATCTCCAAGCAGGAGCTGGGCACCGCCATGCGCTCCCTGGGGTACATGCCGAAcgaggtggagctggaggtcATCATCAAACGGCTGGACATGGACG gtgacggCCAGGTTGATTTTGAGGAGTTTGTCACCCTGCTGGGCCCCAAACTGTCAGCCGCAGGGATGCCTGACAAGTTCAATGGAACGGACTTTGATTCTGTGTTCTGGAAG TGCGATATGCAGAAGCTGACGGTCGACGAGCTGAAACGGCTGCTGTACGAAACGTTCTGCGATCACCTGACCATGAAGGACATCGAGAACATCATCATGACTGAGGAGAGCCACATGGAGAGCTCGGAGTGCCAAGTGGATATCGACA CGAGCCCGATGCAGCAGGTGAAACACACCTGTGTGAGGAAGAGCCTGATCTGTGCCTTCGCCATCGCGTTCATCATCAGCGTCATGCTCATCGCGGCCAATCAGATGCTGCGCAGGGGCATGAAGTAG